The Mesomycoplasma ovipneumoniae genome window below encodes:
- a CDS encoding DUF2779 domain-containing protein codes for MEKINFSHYLKLHTQQKYFIWNNPDAQNSDEIDLDDDDFDQKLWDFDSFHENQMKFPELHENIFKSFNKTFYFYIKERFADKKICLVSKILIDEKIEQTVDFYKNQKCDIIFNPAFEYKNASAKPSVFFVFNKKLSILKLSTSTKVKDYLRANWDFWISNYMLREISGDLNPIDEVSCFLINTVEHPKKNKIEFHETFWISRYKSAKTISKADSESGNIFLAKKIAKQNGLSLDEFWDNTFLENNKIIKNLFRNQIEKISKVKDKKPVHMIPVNIAIDEIIDAKNVTKFSKPSEIDNSAFEKSPNFAFLVEQFYPQLTGISGTLLNSRRILSLVNDETRLISFEKNSYWYNFFKKSNSIIINEIENLETFINKMNGKKIVWYDFEALSLPFPAMDYAQPFQQIVTQVSIVVTDNGEILPQDFDETNVVFDPKTYSWDNFCKIIDKIYLESADFYVVFNKSYELTRLKEMVNIIFMHYQSNNPYHEAIEKIQKYQKNVDEIIAKTIDLKDPFSKYWVVISDLKGFYSIKKIENFINEYNYNLDHLITPYKKLAVKNGLEAMIKAVDRYFNYIGDMEWIETRKNLQIYCQNDVIAMIMVWDFLKFIYENRDKMTHIETKTPKKVTLF; via the coding sequence ATGGAAAAAATTAATTTTTCTCATTACCTAAAATTGCATACTCAACAAAAATATTTTATTTGAAACAATCCAGATGCACAAAATTCAGATGAAATTGACTTAGATGATGATGATTTTGATCAAAAACTTTGAGATTTTGACTCTTTTCATGAAAATCAAATGAAATTTCCCGAATTGCATGAAAATATTTTTAAAAGTTTTAACAAAACATTTTACTTTTATATAAAGGAAAGGTTTGCTGACAAAAAAATTTGTCTTGTTTCTAAAATTTTAATTGATGAAAAAATTGAGCAAACCGTTGATTTTTATAAAAATCAAAAATGTGATATAATCTTTAACCCTGCATTTGAATATAAAAACGCATCGGCTAAGCCGTCAGTTTTTTTTGTTTTTAACAAAAAGTTAAGTATTTTAAAGCTTTCTACCTCAACTAAAGTCAAAGACTATTTAAGAGCAAATTGGGATTTTTGAATATCTAATTATATGCTTCGAGAAATCAGCGGTGATTTAAATCCGATTGATGAAGTATCTTGTTTTTTAATTAACACAGTTGAACATCCAAAAAAAAATAAAATTGAATTTCATGAAACATTCTGAATTTCAAGGTATAAATCAGCAAAAACTATATCCAAAGCTGATTCTGAAAGTGGAAATATTTTTCTTGCAAAAAAAATTGCAAAGCAAAATGGTCTTAGTTTAGATGAGTTTTGAGATAATACATTTTTAGAGAACAATAAAATAATAAAAAACTTATTCAGAAATCAAATTGAAAAAATTTCTAAGGTTAAAGATAAAAAACCTGTTCACATGATCCCTGTCAATATTGCTATTGATGAGATTATTGATGCTAAAAATGTAACAAAATTTAGTAAACCTAGTGAAATTGATAACAGTGCCTTTGAAAAAAGCCCTAACTTTGCTTTCCTGGTTGAACAGTTTTATCCTCAACTAACCGGTATTAGCGGAACGCTTTTAAATTCTAGAAGAATTTTATCACTTGTTAATGATGAAACTAGACTCATTTCTTTTGAAAAAAATTCATATTGATATAATTTTTTCAAAAAAAGTAATTCAATAATTATTAATGAAATTGAAAATTTAGAAACCTTCATTAATAAAATGAATGGAAAAAAAATTGTTTGGTATGATTTTGAAGCACTTTCTTTGCCTTTCCCAGCTATGGATTATGCCCAACCTTTTCAACAAATTGTTACCCAAGTTTCAATTGTTGTTACTGATAATGGAGAAATTTTGCCTCAAGATTTTGACGAAACTAATGTCGTTTTTGACCCTAAAACTTATAGTTGGGATAATTTTTGCAAAATAATTGATAAAATTTATCTCGAAAGCGCTGATTTTTACGTTGTTTTCAACAAATCATACGAACTTACAAGACTTAAAGAAATGGTTAACATAATTTTTATGCATTACCAAAGTAATAATCCATATCATGAGGCAATTGAAAAAATTCAAAAATATCAAAAAAATGTTGATGAAATAATTGCTAAAACTATTGATTTAAAGGACCCATTCTCAAAATATTGAGTTGTAATTTCTGATCTTAAAGGTTTTTACTCAATTAAAAAAATTGAAAATTTTATTAATGAATATAATTATAATTTAGATCACTTAATAACACCTTATAAAAAATTAGCTGTAAAAAATGGTCTTGAAGCAATGATTAAAGCCGTTGATCGTTATTTCAATTACATTGGAGACATGGAGTGAATAGAAACTAGAAAAAATTTACAAATTTACTGCCAAAATGATGTTATAGCGATGATAATGGTTTGGGATTTTTTAAAATTTATTTATGAAAATAGGGATAAAATGACACATATTGAAACAAAAACACCTAAAAAGGTTACGCTTTTTTAG
- the ruvB gene encoding Holliday junction branch migration DNA helicase RuvB, translating to MPENLEVRPTNFDNFIGQQKLVETLKILISSSQKRKQALDHILFYGPPGTGKTTLANIVANVLESKIKYVQGPLLEKKADVLAILANISQDTILFIDEIHGINKNIEELLYSAMEEFVIDLQIGVDGEQKIMRMKLPHFTLIAASTKLAQISTPLQNRFGYIAKIVNYTTDEMVQIISNSAAILKLEVNKEIIKYIASFSNNTPRIANNLLKRIRDFALVLNKKKIDREIVNKTFDSIGIYNQGLSQINIEYLNTLFKIFKGKSVALDVLANVLKEHRQTIINIIEPPLIEKELIEKTPRGRRITAKGKQYLTDLTIKDEKHT from the coding sequence ATGCCAGAGAATTTAGAAGTTAGACCGACAAATTTTGATAATTTTATTGGCCAACAAAAATTGGTTGAAACACTGAAAATTTTAATTTCATCTTCTCAAAAACGCAAACAGGCTTTAGACCATATTTTATTTTATGGGCCTCCTGGAACCGGCAAAACTACATTAGCAAATATTGTAGCAAACGTTCTTGAATCCAAAATTAAGTATGTACAAGGACCATTACTCGAAAAAAAGGCCGATGTTCTTGCTATTTTAGCAAATATTTCTCAAGACACAATTCTTTTTATTGACGAAATTCACGGTATTAATAAAAATATTGAAGAGCTTTTATATTCAGCGATGGAGGAGTTTGTTATTGATTTACAAATTGGGGTTGATGGCGAGCAAAAAATTATGCGGATGAAATTGCCGCATTTTACATTGATTGCTGCATCAACAAAACTAGCGCAAATTTCAACGCCTTTGCAAAATCGATTTGGCTATATTGCTAAAATTGTCAACTATACAACTGATGAAATGGTTCAAATTATTTCAAATTCTGCAGCGATTTTGAAACTGGAAGTTAACAAGGAAATTATTAAATATATTGCTAGTTTTTCAAACAACACCCCTCGGATTGCTAATAATTTATTAAAAAGAATTCGTGATTTTGCACTTGTTTTGAATAAAAAGAAAATTGACCGTGAAATTGTTAACAAAACTTTTGACAGCATTGGTATTTATAACCAAGGTCTTTCTCAAATCAACATCGAATATTTAAATACGTTATTTAAAATTTTTAAAGGAAAATCTGTCGCACTCGATGTTCTTGCTAATGTTTTAAAGGAACATCGGCAAACAATTATTAATATAATCGAGCCGCCATTAATTGAAAAAGAATTAATTGAAAAAACTCCTAGAGGTCGTCGAATAACTGCAAAAGGTAAGCAATATTTAACTGATTTAACTATTAAAGATGAAAAACACACCTAA
- the rplM gene encoding 50S ribosomal protein L13, translating to MRQTTFIKPNEVERKWFVIDADSQILGRLAAFVASRLRGKHSPLFTPNVDMGDKIIIINAEKILLTAKKEDQKLYYRHSGYPGGLKVRTARELRAKKPIALIEKAVYGMLPHTKLGDKQRKNLYVYAGTEHPHQGQNPEKLEVKY from the coding sequence ATGAGACAAACTACGTTTATAAAACCAAATGAAGTTGAAAGAAAATGGTTTGTTATTGATGCAGATTCGCAAATTTTAGGGCGTTTAGCCGCGTTTGTCGCTAGCCGTTTACGCGGAAAACACTCTCCGCTTTTTACTCCTAACGTTGATATGGGAGATAAAATAATTATAATTAACGCTGAAAAAATTTTACTAACAGCAAAAAAAGAAGACCAAAAATTATATTATAGACACTCTGGTTATCCTGGCGGTTTAAAAGTTAGAACTGCTAGAGAACTTCGAGCAAAAAAACCAATTGCTTTAATTGAAAAAGCGGTTTATGGTATGCTACCTCACACAAAACTAGGGGACAAACAAAGAAAAAATCTTTATGTTTATGCCGGAACTGAACACCCACACCAAGGTCAAAACCCTGAAAAATTAGAGGTCAAATATTAG
- a CDS encoding Sua5/YciO/YrdC/YwlC family protein: MKLELFYNKSLSSLCFYDSQKKMLIKVKTPVFTAFFSDLKSKTIRFNFCFNLKISYFNNFLFWLANQNLILKNNLSNGLNLSKNKIFILKLLNNFHILFWKYQINNLVIFIEDDKVFSDLFAQNYAVFKEQIYKNSKLFICSTDTVVGLGSFYHDLDLEAIYKIKNRDVSKKIVTLVGKISQIKPLISPSNYKILKQKSKKYWPGAVTFIIEKKSFRIPGLKKCQDLFIKNGPAFVTSANISGQKPLNFKGARQLFWQITKFYDFGHGSGQPSKIYDIDLKTWVRT, encoded by the coding sequence ATGAAATTGGAATTATTTTATAATAAATCACTCTCATCGCTATGTTTTTATGATAGTCAAAAAAAAATGCTAATTAAAGTAAAAACACCTGTTTTTACAGCATTTTTTTCAGATTTGAAGTCTAAAACTATCAGATTCAATTTTTGCTTTAATTTAAAAATTTCTTATTTTAATAATTTTTTATTTTGACTTGCAAACCAAAATTTAATTTTAAAAAACAATTTATCTAACGGACTTAATTTGTCTAAAAACAAAATATTTATTCTAAAATTGTTGAATAATTTCCACATTTTGTTTTGAAAATACCAGATCAATAATCTTGTCATTTTTATTGAAGATGATAAAGTATTTAGCGATTTATTTGCGCAAAACTATGCCGTTTTCAAGGAACAAATTTATAAAAACTCTAAGTTATTTATTTGTTCTACAGACACTGTTGTTGGACTTGGTTCTTTTTATCATGATTTGGATCTTGAGGCAATTTACAAAATAAAAAACCGTGATGTTAGCAAAAAAATCGTGACTTTGGTAGGAAAAATATCACAAATAAAGCCATTAATTAGTCCAAGTAATTACAAAATTCTTAAACAAAAAAGCAAAAAATATTGGCCTGGTGCAGTTACTTTTATAATTGAAAAAAAATCATTTAGAATTCCTGGGCTGAAAAAGTGCCAAGACTTATTTATAAAAAATGGGCCTGCTTTTGTTACTAGCGCCAATATTTCTGGCCAAAAACCGCTTAATTTTAAAGGAGCTCGCCAATTATTTTGACAAATTACAAAATTTTACGATTTTGGTCATGGTTCAGGTCAACCCTCAAAAATTTATGATATTGATCTAAAAACGTGAGTTCGAACTTAA
- a CDS encoding TatD family hydrolase → MYLKIEQFSPRHLNLLLNSIKKFNLEVNLKTKNGKTNVTNLDYFQNFENNHEFTIVDFDKNLDFSLAHFIISKKEQTFYLSLVFFSQLLDPNWINIIGEFILDFIKKHYKLGDFYLKIDQKSIVFKNFFAPWFQEENSSFLAFQIKEIEKYNFTDVHCHPFLEYFQNPKQEISKWFDDNIGLLFVVGTSWEDLEEIKPISSYSDNIYKIIGIHPNLIKTTDNYNNLSKYIGKNVVAIGEVGLDFYYENNPSQQEQINALLVQIEIAKSNEIAVMLHIRDKPGEFKAINEILLIIDKFPEINFIFHNFSTNYEKFTEIVNKKNCYFSFSGVITFKKSVELRKIVSQTPISRILCETDTPYLSPEPNRQVWPNTSPQIENTYQTIANLKNLTKRQLSKIVYENALKIFKVKNAKNIA, encoded by the coding sequence ATGTATTTAAAAATCGAGCAATTTTCTCCGCGGCATTTGAATTTACTTCTAAATTCGATTAAAAAATTTAATTTAGAAGTAAATTTAAAAACTAAAAATGGTAAAACTAATGTTACCAATTTGGATTATTTCCAAAATTTTGAAAATAATCATGAATTTACCATTGTTGACTTTGACAAAAATTTAGACTTTAGTTTAGCACATTTTATTATTTCTAAAAAAGAACAGACTTTCTATTTAAGTTTGGTTTTTTTTAGTCAACTTTTGGATCCTAACTGAATTAATATTATTGGCGAATTTATACTTGATTTTATTAAAAAACACTATAAATTGGGAGATTTTTATCTTAAAATTGACCAAAAAAGTATAGTTTTCAAAAATTTTTTTGCACCTTGGTTTCAAGAAGAAAATTCTTCATTTTTGGCATTCCAAATTAAGGAAATTGAAAAATATAACTTTACCGATGTACACTGCCATCCTTTTTTAGAATATTTTCAAAACCCAAAGCAAGAAATTAGCAAATGATTTGATGATAATATTGGTCTTCTTTTTGTTGTTGGAACTTCTTGAGAGGATCTTGAAGAAATTAAACCAATTAGTTCATATTCTGATAATATATATAAAATTATCGGAATACATCCAAATTTAATAAAAACAACAGATAATTATAATAACCTTTCAAAATACATTGGCAAAAATGTGGTGGCAATTGGCGAAGTTGGTCTTGATTTTTATTATGAAAATAACCCTAGCCAACAAGAACAAATAAATGCACTTTTGGTCCAAATTGAAATCGCAAAAAGCAATGAAATCGCTGTAATGTTACATATTCGCGACAAACCTGGCGAATTTAAGGCGATTAATGAAATACTTTTAATAATTGACAAATTTCCTGAAATTAACTTTATTTTTCATAATTTTTCAACAAATTATGAAAAATTCACAGAAATAGTCAACAAAAAAAACTGTTATTTTTCCTTTTCAGGGGTAATAACCTTTAAAAAGAGTGTTGAACTAAGAAAAATAGTATCCCAAACTCCGATTTCAAGAATTTTATGTGAAACTGATACGCCATATTTGAGTCCTGAACCTAATCGTCAAGTTTGGCCCAATACATCTCCGCAAATTGAAAATACCTATCAAACAATAGCTAATTTGAAAAATTTAACAAAAAGGCAGCTTTCAAAAATAGTTTATGAAAATGCACTAAAAATTTTTAAGGTAAAAAATGCTAAAAATATCGCCTAA
- the ruvA gene encoding Holliday junction branch migration protein RuvA gives MQIYQYGKIVSKNKNYLIIENQGSGYLLYVPRIDRFNTDENRKIYIYEYENDYSKITYGFASFRERILFEDLISIQGVGPKTAISILNSGLQNSINLIAANDWKGLSKIPYLSEKNAKQIVFEFHGKYKKFLENDKKQNQENILETDSKEVDKTDDLNDEILQNNSVEEKTSSELEETLKMLGFKPNQINYALTKVEPNENFENLIEQAIKIISNAREFRS, from the coding sequence ATGCAAATTTATCAATATGGAAAAATTGTCTCAAAAAACAAAAATTATTTAATTATTGAAAATCAAGGAAGTGGATATTTACTGTATGTTCCACGGATTGACCGTTTTAATACCGATGAAAATAGAAAAATTTATATTTACGAATATGAAAATGATTATTCAAAAATAACTTACGGATTTGCAAGCTTCCGTGAAAGAATTTTATTTGAAGATTTAATTTCAATTCAAGGAGTTGGTCCAAAAACTGCTATTTCTATCCTTAACAGCGGTTTGCAAAACTCAATTAATTTAATAGCCGCAAACGATTGAAAAGGTCTTTCAAAAATTCCTTATCTTTCCGAAAAAAATGCTAAACAAATTGTTTTTGAATTTCACGGAAAATACAAAAAATTTCTTGAGAATGACAAAAAACAAAATCAGGAAAATATTCTTGAAACTGATTCTAAAGAAGTCGATAAAACTGATGATTTGAATGATGAAATTCTCCAAAATAATTCAGTCGAAGAAAAGACATCATCCGAACTTGAAGAAACACTAAAAATGCTTGGCTTTAAACCTAACCAAATTAATTATGCACTCACAAAAGTTGAGCCTAATGAAAATTTCGAAAACTTAATAGAACAAGCTATCAAGATTATTTCAAATGCCAGAGAATTTAGAAGTTAG
- the rpsI gene encoding 30S ribosomal protein S9, with translation MNQELTYYGTGRRKSSVARVILKRGNGHFKINNRIAKEYLKSDILIKDALQPLAITNTISEFDIRVNAHGGGISGQAGAIRLGIAKALLEISADYRPSLKMSGMLTRDARAKERKKFGLRKARRARQFSKR, from the coding sequence ATGAATCAAGAATTAACTTATTATGGAACAGGAAGAAGAAAATCTTCAGTTGCCCGTGTTATTTTAAAACGTGGAAATGGTCATTTTAAAATTAATAACCGAATAGCAAAAGAGTACCTAAAATCTGATATTTTAATTAAAGACGCTCTACAACCACTAGCTATTACAAATACAATTTCTGAATTTGATATTCGCGTTAATGCTCATGGTGGTGGAATTTCTGGGCAAGCCGGTGCGATTAGACTAGGAATTGCAAAAGCTTTATTAGAGATTTCAGCTGATTATCGCCCAAGTCTTAAAATGTCTGGAATGTTGACACGTGATGCTAGAGCAAAAGAACGTAAAAAATTTGGATTAAGAAAAGCAAGAAGAGCACGTCAATTTTCAAAACGGTAA
- a CDS encoding ribose-phosphate pyrophosphokinase, with protein sequence MNIDIKKSVILFGMENSLDLARKISIQTGIPLSGIERTVYADGEVLLKSNETVRNSTVFVIANTSRPVNENIMELLIFIDSLKRAYAQEIVVVLSYYGYARQDRKSSGRQPITAKLVANLLEKAGVTKLILVDIHNPSIQGFFDISVDELHGQYILANELVGKNKDYVVVTPDHGGAVRARILAEILGKQTNVAVIDKRRTGTNQTEVLGLIGNVENKDCIIIDDIIDTGGTIINAANVVKQKGAKSVILAATHGVFSHGFDKFQENENIDKVIITDSIDNRQLVEKFDKLLVTSLAEFLSKSILACIHSKSITSIYEEIKEKLISANKN encoded by the coding sequence ATGAACATAGATATAAAGAAAAGCGTAATTCTTTTTGGAATGGAAAATTCACTAGATTTAGCAAGAAAAATTTCAATTCAAACTGGAATTCCGCTCTCAGGGATTGAACGCACAGTCTATGCTGATGGCGAAGTTTTGCTAAAATCTAATGAAACTGTTAGAAATTCAACAGTTTTTGTTATTGCAAATACATCAAGACCAGTTAATGAAAATATAATGGAACTTTTAATTTTCATTGACTCTTTAAAGCGGGCTTATGCCCAAGAAATTGTTGTGGTTCTTTCATATTATGGTTATGCTAGACAAGATCGAAAATCATCCGGAAGACAACCAATTACTGCAAAATTAGTAGCTAATTTACTTGAAAAAGCAGGTGTAACTAAACTAATTTTAGTTGATATTCACAACCCAAGTATTCAAGGGTTTTTTGATATTTCAGTCGATGAACTTCATGGCCAATATATTCTTGCAAACGAACTTGTTGGCAAAAACAAAGATTATGTTGTTGTAACCCCAGATCATGGTGGCGCTGTTAGAGCTAGAATTTTAGCAGAAATTTTAGGAAAACAAACAAATGTTGCCGTTATTGACAAGCGAAGAACCGGCACAAATCAAACTGAAGTTCTAGGATTAATTGGAAACGTTGAAAATAAAGATTGCATTATAATTGACGACATTATCGATACAGGTGGAACTATAATAAATGCCGCAAATGTTGTTAAACAAAAAGGTGCAAAATCAGTAATTTTAGCAGCAACACACGGTGTTTTTAGCCACGGATTTGACAAATTTCAAGAAAATGAAAATATTGACAAGGTAATAATTACTGATTCAATCGATAATAGACAACTTGTAGAAAAATTTGATAAATTACTAGTTACATCTTTAGCTGAATTTTTGTCAAAAAGTATACTAGCATGCATCCATTCAAAATCAATTACAAGTATTTATGAGGAAATTAAGGAAAAATTAATTTCAGCAAACAAAAATTAA
- the rsmA gene encoding 16S rRNA (adenine(1518)-N(6)/adenine(1519)-N(6))-dimethyltransferase RsmA: MLKISPKKHLGQNFLKDEKIAQKIVGSIDLTNKNLVEIGPGTGFLTKFLVQKAKFLTCYEIDKNLIPLLENKFKNKNIKIINADFLLSDLNFSEKQTVIGNLPYYITSKILFKIFDNFEKFDEILIMVQNEVADRIIATPGSPSYSKLSLACQYVAEVKKFFVVPPSSFFPVPKVNSAIVYFSIRKNLNSEKVAQFFKFTKLCFQFKRKTLYNNLKNFLSQDEIEKIFNFFNFDPKIRPQEINFETYARLSNFYFDNIKNK; the protein is encoded by the coding sequence ATGCTAAAAATATCGCCTAAAAAACATCTAGGTCAAAATTTTTTAAAAGATGAAAAAATTGCCCAAAAAATTGTAGGTAGTATTGACCTAACAAATAAAAATCTTGTTGAAATAGGACCTGGAACCGGTTTTTTGACTAAATTTTTAGTCCAAAAAGCTAAATTTTTGACTTGTTATGAAATTGACAAAAATTTAATTCCACTGCTTGAAAATAAATTTAAAAACAAGAATATAAAAATAATTAATGCGGATTTTTTACTTTCGGATCTGAATTTTTCAGAAAAACAAACAGTTATTGGAAATCTTCCTTATTATATAACATCAAAAATTCTATTTAAAATATTTGATAATTTTGAAAAATTTGATGAAATCTTAATAATGGTCCAAAATGAGGTTGCTGATAGAATTATTGCAACGCCAGGCTCACCATCTTACTCAAAATTATCACTAGCCTGCCAATATGTTGCTGAAGTAAAAAAGTTTTTTGTTGTACCTCCAAGTTCTTTTTTTCCGGTTCCAAAGGTAAATTCTGCTATTGTTTATTTTTCAATAAGAAAAAATTTAAACTCTGAAAAAGTTGCACAATTTTTTAAATTTACAAAATTGTGCTTTCAGTTCAAGCGAAAAACATTATATAATAATCTCAAAAATTTTTTGTCACAAGATGAAATTGAAAAAATTTTTAATTTTTTCAATTTTGACCCAAAAATACGCCCACAAGAAATAAATTTTGAAACTTACGCTAGACTTTCAAATTTTTATTTCGATAATATTAAAAATAAATAA
- the uvrB gene encoding excinuclease ABC subunit UvrB, producing the protein MISEKKFNKFHLKANYKPSGDQPKAIKSIIQNIETGKESQILMGVTGSGKTFTMANVIAHFNKPVLVLSHNKTLAAQLYTEFKEFFPENRVEFYVSYFDFYRPESYLPSKDVYIEKTSKTNADLEAMRMSALNSLIERNDTIVVASVSAIYGTLNPNEYHDNFLLISVGQEIKPKELALKLTRIKYLNNLVEQKPGLFSLKGDVIEISPAWDETFNIRVEFFGNTIEKISTIQPVSKKLIKTYSVYTIYPATAYSVKKTIIDKAIESIKIELEERLLFFEQNNKLVEKQRLKDRVNNDIDSLSEFGICSGIENYARHIDGRQQDEQPFSLLDYLPQDALIFIDESHEMIKQIDGMFKGDRSRKQTLVDYGYRLPSALDNRPLKLHEFEQFRQPKIFVSATPAQYELEKTDGEVVSQIIRPTGLLDPEIIIENTDNQMAKISKYLDLQKEKKERTLILTTTKRNAEEISKYLQEKKLHNVYYLHSEMTTFERDEIIIKLRKGIFDAIVGINLLREGVDIPEVSLILVLDAGLASFLRSKTSLIQIIGRAARNQSGKVVLFTDGITKIIQEVINDNLAKRKIQIQHNQENKIIPKTIKKPIPESINPNALKLSKVLHEKKMNKKEIEKQIQILEKEMRNASNANRFEEAIQIRDLIAEIKQKADQF; encoded by the coding sequence ATGATAAGTGAAAAAAAATTTAATAAATTCCACCTTAAGGCAAATTATAAACCTAGTGGGGACCAACCCAAAGCAATAAAAAGCATAATTCAAAACATTGAAACTGGTAAAGAATCGCAAATTTTGATGGGTGTAACTGGTTCTGGAAAAACTTTTACAATGGCAAACGTAATTGCGCACTTTAACAAACCAGTATTAGTTTTGTCGCACAATAAAACGCTCGCTGCTCAATTATATACTGAATTTAAGGAATTTTTCCCTGAAAACCGGGTTGAATTTTATGTATCATACTTTGATTTTTATCGCCCTGAATCATACCTTCCTTCAAAAGATGTTTATATTGAAAAAACAAGTAAAACAAACGCTGATCTTGAAGCAATGAGAATGTCTGCCCTTAATTCGTTAATCGAGCGAAATGATACTATTGTTGTTGCTTCAGTTTCGGCAATTTATGGAACTCTAAACCCGAATGAATATCATGATAATTTTTTGCTTATAAGTGTGGGTCAGGAAATAAAACCAAAAGAATTAGCCCTAAAATTAACTAGAATTAAGTATCTTAATAACTTAGTTGAGCAAAAACCGGGACTTTTTTCACTAAAAGGTGATGTAATTGAAATTTCGCCAGCTTGAGATGAAACTTTTAACATCAGAGTTGAATTTTTTGGTAATACAATCGAAAAAATTAGCACAATTCAGCCAGTATCAAAAAAGCTAATAAAAACCTATTCGGTCTATACAATTTATCCTGCCACTGCATATAGTGTTAAAAAAACTATAATTGATAAAGCAATTGAATCTATTAAAATTGAGCTTGAAGAACGTTTACTTTTCTTTGAGCAAAATAATAAACTTGTGGAAAAACAAAGGCTAAAAGACCGAGTTAATAATGATATTGATTCTTTAAGTGAATTTGGAATTTGTTCTGGAATTGAAAATTATGCCCGTCATATTGACGGCCGTCAACAAGATGAACAACCATTTTCTTTGCTTGACTATTTGCCGCAAGATGCCCTAATTTTTATTGACGAGTCTCACGAGATGATCAAACAAATTGATGGAATGTTCAAAGGTGACCGAAGTCGCAAGCAAACACTAGTTGACTATGGTTACCGTCTTCCTTCTGCACTTGATAATCGTCCTTTAAAATTACATGAATTTGAACAATTTAGACAGCCTAAAATTTTTGTTTCAGCCACACCAGCTCAATATGAACTTGAAAAAACTGATGGCGAAGTTGTTAGTCAAATTATAAGGCCAACTGGATTGCTTGATCCTGAAATTATAATTGAAAATACTGATAACCAAATGGCAAAAATTTCTAAATATTTAGATTTGCAAAAAGAAAAAAAGGAACGAACTTTAATTTTAACAACAACAAAACGCAACGCTGAGGAAATTAGCAAATATTTGCAAGAAAAAAAATTACACAATGTTTATTATTTACACTCAGAAATGACAACCTTTGAACGTGATGAAATTATTATTAAATTACGTAAAGGAATTTTTGATGCAATTGTTGGGATAAATTTGCTTCGTGAAGGTGTTGATATTCCGGAAGTTTCATTGATTCTTGTATTAGATGCAGGTCTTGCTTCTTTTTTAAGGTCAAAAACATCATTAATTCAAATAATTGGTCGTGCTGCTCGAAATCAATCAGGAAAAGTAGTCCTTTTTACTGATGGAATTACAAAAATAATTCAAGAAGTTATTAATGACAATTTAGCTAAACGAAAAATTCAAATACAACACAATCAGGAAAATAAAATAATTCCAAAAACAATAAAAAAACCAATTCCTGAAAGTATAAATCCAAATGCTCTAAAATTAAGTAAAGTTCTTCATGAGAAAAAAATGAATAAAAAAGAGATCGAAAAACAGATACAAATTTTAGAAAAAGAAATGAGAAACGCCTCTAATGCTAACCGTTTTGAGGAAGCTATTCAAATTCGGGACCTAATTGCCGAAATTAAACAAAAAGCGGATCAATTTTAA